DNA from Bradyrhizobium japonicum USDA 6:
GCGCCGATCCGAACCTCGCCACCACGCCTTTCATCATGATCACGGCGGAATCGAAGACCGAGAACGTGATCGCGGCCAAGAAGGCCGGCGTGAACAACTACATCGTCAAGCCGTTCAACGCGGCGACGCTGAAGACCAAGATCGAAGCGGTCTTCCCGGACATGGCGAGCGCGTAAGCGCCGCCTGACCGCACAGCAGCTCTCTATGGAGATCGTCATGCCCGGGCTTGTCCCGGGCATCCACGTTCTTGGATCCTGCAAATGAAGACGTGGATGGCCGGGGGCATAGGCGAGCGGAAGCGACGCCGTCCTTCGGACGGCTATGGCGAGCGGAAGCGACGCCGTCCTTCGGACGGCTAAGCCAGGCCATGACGGCATTCGGGTCTAAGCAATTGGTCTAAGCCCGCAGCACCTGCGCGGGCTCCACCATCACCACTTCAATTCGCGCATCAGCGCCTTCGGCGGGTGGCCGAACAACTCCATCACCGACTTCGGGTCGAGCTGGTCGAGGCCCTCGAACTCCTCGGCATGGATGCCGCGGGTGACGAACAGGCAATCGATGCCGAATTCGCGCGCGCCCGTGAGGTCGGTCCGGACGGAATCGCCGATCGCCAGCACCTTTTTCCGGTCGATCATGTGGCCCTGGCGCTCGCCGGCGAGCATCATCGCGCGCTCGTAGATCGGGCGATGCGGCTTGCCGTAGAAGATCACCTCGCCGCCGAGCTCGCGATAGAGTTCCGCGATCGCGCCGGCGCAATAGATCAGCCGGTCGCCGCGTTCCACCACGATATCGGGATTGGCGCAGACCAGCGTCAGCTTGCGCTCGCGCGCCTTCAGCATCATGCCGCGATAGTCTTCCGCGGTCTCGGTCTCGTCGTCATAGAGGCCGGTGCAGACGATGTAGTCGGCTTCTTCCAGCGGCGCGGTCGTCGCATCGAGGCCGCGATAGATCGAGTTGTCGCGCTCGGGTCCGAGCCAGAACATCTTGCGGCCGGGATGCTCGGCGACATAGAGCCGCGTCAGGTCGCCCGACGAGACGATCGCGTCATAGGTCTCGTCCGCGACGCCGAGCTTGCGCAATTGCCGTTGGACCGAGTCGGCCGGGCGCGGGGCATTGGTGATCAGGATCACCGTACCGCCGCGGCTGCGATAGGTATGCAACGCCTCGCAGGCCTCGGGGAAGGATTCCAGGCCGTTGTGAACCACGCCCCAGATGTCGCTGAGCACAACGTCAACGCCGCCCACGAGTTCGCGCAGGCTTTCGGCGAAATGCAGCGTGGTCATGATGCGTGCGGCCGATCAGATCCGGCGCGCGAGCGCCGCGTTGCCGGTGATGCGTGGGGCTGGTGGCGCTGAAGCGCCAGATGTCGCGCCTTGGCTGGGAGAAGCGGAGCCATTGGATCCCTGAATTTCCTGCGCCGGGTTCGGCGAGGCCCCGCCGGTAGCAGATGCCCCCTCAGGCCGCAATGGCCGGGGCGGCGCGAACAGGAACCCCTGACCGAACCGCACGTCAAAGTCGAGCAAATCGACCACTGCACGCTCGCCCTCGATCCGTTCGGCGATCAGGTCGATGCCGAAGCGGCCGAGCAGGTCGGAGAGGTCGGAAGGATGGATGTCCGAGGTCGAGGCCTGCCTGGGGTCGAGCAGCAGGGACGCCGGCACCTTGATGAAGCGCACGCCGCGATCGGCGAGCTCTCGCGGCTCGATCCTGAGGTCTGTGACATGGTCGATCGAGAAGCGGAAGCCGCGCTGGGCGAGCGCCGCGAGGTTCTCAGTCTCGGCCGGGCCGAGGTTGCGGAAGGTTGACTGCTTGAACTCCAGCACCAGCGATGGCGCCAGCGCCCGGTTGGCCTCGAGGAAGTCGAGGCACTGCGCGAAGCTGGTGGAATTGCCGAGCGTGGAGGCCGCGACGTTGCAGAACACGCCGACATCCTTGTTGCGCACCATCAGGCGCCGCAGCACCTGCACACAGCGCAGCATCACCATGTTGTCGATGCGTCCGATCAGACCCGAGGCTTCGGCGATGCTGATGAATTCCTCGGCGGCGATCAGCTGGTCGCGCTCGTCGCGCAGGCGCGTCACGGCTTCGTAGAACCGCACCTTGCGCTGCGGCAGCGTCACCATGGGCTGGAGGAAGATGTCGATGCGGTTCTCGTCGATGGCGTTGCGCAGTGTCGTCAGTAACTGGGTCTGGTTGCGGCCATTGGCCGCCTGAACCGGAACAGCGGCCTGGGTCTGGATCGCTGGTGTTGGCTGCGGCGGAGGTGCGCGCAATGGCGGAGGGGCAGCTGGCCGCTCCTCGAAGGCCGCAATCAGGTCGAGCGGTGCCTCCGGCTCCGGCCGGGCGACCGGAGCGGGGGCGGGGGTCGGCGCGGCCCCGGCCAAGAGGTCTTCATGGGCTGACACCGTGGTGGCGAGCTGCCTGACCAGCCCGCCGAGCTCGTTGATCTCGCCGACCACTGACTGGATGCGGTCGGAGTTGGTCGAGTTGGCCGAGGCGATGCGCCCCTCCATCGCCGCGAGCCGGCGGCCGAACTCGGCGACCTGGCGGGCGAGGTCGGCGGTGCCGCGCGAGAGGTCGGCGATCTGGCCGCCGACGTCACTGCGATCGCGCAGCCGCATCGAAACCGCGTTGTAGAGGATCAGGAAGGTCAGCGCGGTCAGCGCCACGATGGCGGATTCGGTTCCGCTGATGCCGGCGACCGAGTAGAGGACAAGCCCGAGCGAGGCCGCGACCAGAACCATGCAGATGGCGATGAAGATCGTCGAAATGCGAATCATGCCGCGCGTTACGCCTCAAAGAGCTGACTGCCTCATCCGGGAAAACACGGGCCAGTGTGCGAACCCGTCACGCCTCATGCTCCCCCAAGCAAGGCGACCTTAACATCATTGTTGATTCGAGGGGATAGCGGCCTGTTCGCGGCGCCGGAGCATGATCCGGAAAAGTGCGCGGCGGTTTTCCCTCGCGACAAACGCGGAACGCGTTTGCGCGGAGATCATGCCCGGACAGTCTAGGTCAGGCCGGCCCGGCGAAAGGCTTCGAGGTAGTGCTCGCGGTCGGCGGCGAGCTTGATCGGCATGAACTCGGCGATCCAGGCGAGCGAGACGTTGGGCTGGGCTCGGTGGAGTTCCTTCAGTGCCGCGCGGGCGGTCTCGGTTTGCCCGGCCATCGCCGCGGCCGCGGTCAGCACCCGGTGCCCGCCGACGAAGTCGCCGCGTTGGCGCAGGGCCTCCTGTGCGAGCCGGATCGCTTCCGCATAGTCCCTGCCGAGGAAGCGGGCAAAGGCGGCGATGCCGAAATAGACGGGTGCATAGGGGTCGCGCGGGCTGAGGCGGATCGCGCGCCGCGCGGCCTCGTCGGCATCCCGCCAGCGGCCGCAATAGCTGAGCGTCAGGCCATAATAGCCCTGTGCCAGCGCAAAGTTCGGATTGAGCCGCAGCGCGGTCTCGAATTCGGCAAGCGAATCCTCGAACCGGCGTGCGAACAGATCGACATGGCCGAGCGCATTATGCGCCCAGGCATCCTGGTCGTCGGCGCGGATCGCGGCCCGCGCCGCGCGCTCGGCCACCGGCAGCGCCGCGGCCATCTCCATCCAGCCCATATGCGCCGTGAACATGTAGCTGGTGCCGAGCAGCCCGAGCGCCTTGCCGTAGTTCGGGTCGAGCGCGATGGCCTTTTCGAGCAGGGCTCGCGCCGCGACGTGATCCTGCCGCGTCACGCGCCAGTAATGCGAGAGGGCGCGCATCAGAAGGTCCCAGGCGTCCAGGCTGTCGGGCGGCTTGCGCTCGGCGCGAAAATTCTCCGCGGCATAGAGCTGCGGCTCGATCGCGGCGACGATGCGTTCGGTGATCTCGTCCTGTACGGCGAAGACGTCGGCGAGATCGCGGTCGTAGCGTTCGGCCCAGAGATGACTGCCGGTGGCGACATCGTTGAGCTGCGCGGTGATGCGGACGCGATCGCCCTCCTTGCGGACGCTGCCCTCGACGACATAGCGCACGCCGAGCTCCTCGGCGACCTGCCGCAGGTGAACCGTGCGGCCCTTGTAGATGAAGGACGAGTTGCGCGCGATCACGAAGAACCAGCGCAGCTTCGACAGCGCGGTGATGATGTCCTCGCTGATGCCGTCGGAAAAATAATCCTGCTCGGCCTCGCCGCTCATGTTGGTGAAGGGCAGGACGGCGATTGCGGGACGATCGGGCAGTGGCAATTCCGTCGGTGTTGCGATGGGCGGCTTGCCCGGCGCCGGCGATGAGGGTGCGGCGGTGCCTTCGGTCACTTCGCCGACGAACCGCACGCCTTTGCGCGCGACGGTGCGGATCAGCCGCTGCTCTTCGCCATTGTCGTTGACCGCGCGCCGCGCCGCGTTGATCCGGCTGGTCAGCGTTGATTCCGAGACGACGCGGCCGTTCCAGATCGCGTCGAGCAGATTGTCCCGCGTTACCACGCGCTCGCGGTTGCGGATCAGATAAAGCAGGAGATCGAACACCTGGGGCTCGAGCGCGACGAGCGTCTCCGCGCGCCGCAATTCGCGGCGCGCGGGGTCGAGCACGAAATCCTCGAAATGAAATGTCACGCCGCCCTCGGCTCGCGCGGGGAAATCAAGATGTTCTCAGCGTAAAATAACGCCGCTCTCAAGGCCAGCGAGCCGCATGCGCCCTATCGTCCCGGCGTTTTCAACCGCAGGAGAATTGCCATGTCGACATCCGCCGCGCTCAAGCCGGCCATCGCCCAACCCGATCTCGCCGCCGTCAAGCAGCGCCAGCACGGCGCCTGGTCATCCGGCGACTATGCCATTGTCGGCACCACCTTGCAGATCGTCGGCGAGCAGCTCTGCGAGGCGCTCGACTTGCGCGCCGGCAGCAAGGTGCTTGATGTCGCCGCCGGCAACGGCAATGCGACGCTGGCCGCCGCGCGACGCTGGTGCGACGTCACATCGACCGATTATGTTGCCGCGTTGCTCAAGCGGGGACGCGAACGGGCCGCGGCGGAGCATTTGATGATCGAATTCCGTGAAGCGGATGCCGAAGCGCTGCCGTTTGCGGATGCCAGTTACGACGTCGTGCTCTCGACCTTCGGCGTCATGTTCACGCCGGATCAGGACAAGGCGGCGTCCGAGCTCGCGCGGGTCTGCAAGTCCGGCGGCAAGATCGGCCTCGCCAACTGGACGCCCCAGGGCTTCATCGGGCAGGTCTTCAAGACCATCGGCAAGCATCTGCCGCCGCCGGCGGGCGTGAAGTCGCCGGCCTTGTGGGGCACCCCGGGGCGGCTCGAAGAGATGTTCGGCAGTCAGGCTTCCGAGATCGCCGCCGAGCCGCGCATGTTCGTCTTCCGTTATCGCTCGCCGGAGCATTGGCTCGAGGTTTTCAAGTCCTATTACGGGCCGATGCTGAAAGCGTTCGCGGCGCTGGAAGAGACCGGCCAGGCCGCGCTGCGGCGCGATCTCATGGCGCTGCTCGGCGAGTTCAACCGTGCCGACGACGGTACGGTGGTGGTGCATAGCGAGTATCTGGAGGCGGTGATCAGCAAGCGCTGAATTGCTGTCGTGATCCGGTCAGGCCGAGCCCCGGCCTGACCGCCGGCAATCAGGATGGTGCGGCGGCGCCGACCGTGTCGGCCGAGACGGCCTGCCGGGTGCCGAGCGGCTTGGGCGGCCCGGTGGTCGTATCCCGAAGGGTCTGCCGTTCGATCTCCGAGTTCAGCTCGGCCCCGAACATGATGACGATCGCCGACATCCACATCCACATCATCAAGCCGATCGCCGCGCCGAGCGAGCCGTAGGTCGCGTTGTAATTGGCGAATTCCGAGAGATACCAGGACAGGAGCGCCGAGCCGGCGATCCAGAGGATGGCGGCCGTCACCGCACCGAGGCTCAGCCATTGCCAGCGCGGCGCGTCGCGGCTGGGTGCGAAGCGGTAGAGGACGGCAAGCGCCGCCAGCAGGATGACGAACAGCACCGGCCATCGCCCGAGAGCGACGATCAGCTTGCTCTCGGGCGCGATGCCGAGATGGTCGAGCGCGAGCGGGAAGGCGACCACGGTGCCCACCATCAGCAGCAGCGCCGCGATGCCGCCGACGGTGAAAGCCAACGACACTGTGTTCAGCCGGATGAAGCCGCGCTTTTCGCGCTCCTCATAGGCGACATTGAGGGCATCGAAGATGGCTTTGACGCCCGCATTGGCGCTCCAGATCGCGAGCAGGAGACCAAACAGGAAGGTGACACCCAGCGCGGTATTGCCGTGGGACACCACGCGCGCGACCTGGTCCTCGACGATCTGGAACGCGCCCTCGGGCAGCATCATCGCGAGCGAATGCAGGTTGGAACTGATCGTCGAGGGATCGGCGAACAGGCCGTAGGATGAGACCAGCGCGGTCACGGCGGGAAAGATCGCGAGCAGCCCGAAGAAGACGACGCCGCCCGCGGTCGCGAGCAGGCGATCGTCGTCGATGCGCTGATAGGTGCGCCAGAAGATGTCCTTCCAGCCCGGCCACGGGATCGCGAAAGGGCTTTTCGCGCGCCGGCCGTGGCCGCGCTGCATCGCTGCGCCGGCCGGGCTCGTTTCCGGCGAATTTGCTTCATTGTTGCGATGGTCTTGCGGAGGCCCTGACCGGATCGGGCCGGACTCCTGAAAGTAGCGTTCCGCGGACAGCACGAAGACGGCGGTGGCGGCGACGAGCAACCAACTGTCGAGGTGCTCGGTGTGCCGCGCGCGCATTTCAAGCGTCCAATCTGTGGCCGTGCCGGCGCCGGCGTGCGGCCGTGAAGCCCAACAGCCCGACGGCTGCGAGCATCAGACCCAGCTGCACGGGCCGGTTGGTCCGAGCCGACACTGCGTTGCCGCCACGGCCACGTTCGCCCGGTGCGAGCGGCACCAGGGGAATCGTCGTTGCGACCTCTTTCACCGCCTGCTTGACCGTTCCGCGCGGGATCCGCGGGGTGGCGATCGCAACGCGCATACGGCTGGCAAGCGGCACGATCGGCTTGTCCCGACGCTTCATTTGGGCCAGAGCCACGCCGGCGCAGGATACGGCCAGCACCAGGAGCACGGCCGCGACGGCACCAAAGCCCCAGAATTGTCCGTGGGTGATCGCGACCCAACGATAAAGGGCCATCAGGCCGACAAAGAGGGTGGCGATCAGGAACAGCCCGGCCAGTGCGAACAGTCCTGCCGCGACCGCATAGGATGTCGCGCGGCCGGTGGCCTGATTGGTGCGGTCGCGCAGGTACGATCGCG
Protein-coding regions in this window:
- a CDS encoding TIGR01459 family HAD-type hydrolase: MTTLHFAESLRELVGGVDVVLSDIWGVVHNGLESFPEACEALHTYRSRGGTVILITNAPRPADSVQRQLRKLGVADETYDAIVSSGDLTRLYVAEHPGRKMFWLGPERDNSIYRGLDATTAPLEEADYIVCTGLYDDETETAEDYRGMMLKARERKLTLVCANPDIVVERGDRLIYCAGAIAELYRELGGEVIFYGKPHRPIYERAMMLAGERQGHMIDRKKVLAIGDSVRTDLTGAREFGIDCLFVTRGIHAEEFEGLDQLDPKSVMELFGHPPKALMRELKW
- a CDS encoding EAL domain-containing protein; the protein is MIRISTIFIAICMVLVAASLGLVLYSVAGISGTESAIVALTALTFLILYNAVSMRLRDRSDVGGQIADLSRGTADLARQVAEFGRRLAAMEGRIASANSTNSDRIQSVVGEINELGGLVRQLATTVSAHEDLLAGAAPTPAPAPVARPEPEAPLDLIAAFEERPAAPPPLRAPPPQPTPAIQTQAAVPVQAANGRNQTQLLTTLRNAIDENRIDIFLQPMVTLPQRKVRFYEAVTRLRDERDQLIAAEEFISIAEASGLIGRIDNMVMLRCVQVLRRLMVRNKDVGVFCNVAASTLGNSTSFAQCLDFLEANRALAPSLVLEFKQSTFRNLGPAETENLAALAQRGFRFSIDHVTDLRIEPRELADRGVRFIKVPASLLLDPRQASTSDIHPSDLSDLLGRFGIDLIAERIEGERAVVDLLDFDVRFGQGFLFAPPRPLRPEGASATGGASPNPAQEIQGSNGSASPSQGATSGASAPPAPRITGNAALARRI
- a CDS encoding winged helix-turn-helix domain-containing tetratricopeptide repeat protein — protein: MTFHFEDFVLDPARRELRRAETLVALEPQVFDLLLYLIRNRERVVTRDNLLDAIWNGRVVSESTLTSRINAARRAVNDNGEEQRLIRTVARKGVRFVGEVTEGTAAPSSPAPGKPPIATPTELPLPDRPAIAVLPFTNMSGEAEQDYFSDGISEDIITALSKLRWFFVIARNSSFIYKGRTVHLRQVAEELGVRYVVEGSVRKEGDRVRITAQLNDVATGSHLWAERYDRDLADVFAVQDEITERIVAAIEPQLYAAENFRAERKPPDSLDAWDLLMRALSHYWRVTRQDHVAARALLEKAIALDPNYGKALGLLGTSYMFTAHMGWMEMAAALPVAERAARAAIRADDQDAWAHNALGHVDLFARRFEDSLAEFETALRLNPNFALAQGYYGLTLSYCGRWRDADEAARRAIRLSPRDPYAPVYFGIAAFARFLGRDYAEAIRLAQEALRQRGDFVGGHRVLTAAAAMAGQTETARAALKELHRAQPNVSLAWIAEFMPIKLAADREHYLEAFRRAGLT
- a CDS encoding class I SAM-dependent methyltransferase, giving the protein MSTSAALKPAIAQPDLAAVKQRQHGAWSSGDYAIVGTTLQIVGEQLCEALDLRAGSKVLDVAAGNGNATLAAARRWCDVTSTDYVAALLKRGRERAAAEHLMIEFREADAEALPFADASYDVVLSTFGVMFTPDQDKAASELARVCKSGGKIGLANWTPQGFIGQVFKTIGKHLPPPAGVKSPALWGTPGRLEEMFGSQASEIAAEPRMFVFRYRSPEHWLEVFKSYYGPMLKAFAALEETGQAALRRDLMALLGEFNRADDGTVVVHSEYLEAVISKR
- a CDS encoding YihY/virulence factor BrkB family protein encodes the protein MRARHTEHLDSWLLVAATAVFVLSAERYFQESGPIRSGPPQDHRNNEANSPETSPAGAAMQRGHGRRAKSPFAIPWPGWKDIFWRTYQRIDDDRLLATAGGVVFFGLLAIFPAVTALVSSYGLFADPSTISSNLHSLAMMLPEGAFQIVEDQVARVVSHGNTALGVTFLFGLLLAIWSANAGVKAIFDALNVAYEEREKRGFIRLNTVSLAFTVGGIAALLLMVGTVVAFPLALDHLGIAPESKLIVALGRWPVLFVILLAALAVLYRFAPSRDAPRWQWLSLGAVTAAILWIAGSALLSWYLSEFANYNATYGSLGAAIGLMMWMWMSAIVIMFGAELNSEIERQTLRDTTTGPPKPLGTRQAVSADTVGAAAPS
- a CDS encoding phage holin family protein, whose translation is MLAPSGELLRAGMALKINHLKRAARSYLRDRTNQATGRATSYAVAAGLFALAGLFLIATLFVGLMALYRWVAITHGQFWGFGAVAAVLLVLAVSCAGVALAQMKRRDKPIVPLASRMRVAIATPRIPRGTVKQAVKEVATTIPLVPLAPGERGRGGNAVSARTNRPVQLGLMLAAVGLLGFTAARRRRHGHRLDA